One part of the Leucobacter triazinivorans genome encodes these proteins:
- a CDS encoding tyrosine-type recombinase/integrase, with translation MSRQRLTIGTFGEIGYLKNPNVRTIARARYRDWDGKSRLVQATGDTRNSAERALKAKLAERSLFQPGGSALTPDSPFPDLVAYWLEDLELEDRLSKTTLQLCERNMRTLVLPAFEHLTLREIGVARCDHFLKQLAKQSYNRAKQARVVLRLALGLAARHEVLPRSPMDHVSRLRKPQTTPNALTPAEVNAVRAAIAYWEAGRSYSGPRPDGQLGAIIEVMLGTSARIGEVLAIRRRDIDITSATPSIRISGTIVTHRGEPTMRQDHPKTAKSRRTVAIPSFTAEAVRRRLTRLDDSSLDALLFCSREGTPLTTNNVRRQLRHVLDLAGISGVTPHMFRRTVATAINEQAGVDLAAELLGHTDPRITIQHYIRRNEMVNPVTAEMLDRVFKKAS, from the coding sequence ATGAGCCGGCAGCGACTCACCATCGGAACCTTCGGCGAGATCGGATACCTCAAGAACCCGAACGTGCGAACCATCGCGCGTGCTCGTTATCGGGACTGGGACGGGAAGTCCCGACTCGTTCAGGCGACGGGCGACACACGAAATTCGGCCGAGCGAGCACTGAAGGCGAAGCTCGCGGAGCGCAGTCTGTTTCAACCCGGCGGCTCGGCGCTCACGCCCGACAGTCCGTTCCCCGACCTGGTCGCATACTGGCTGGAGGATCTCGAACTCGAGGATCGGCTTTCGAAGACGACGCTGCAACTCTGCGAACGGAACATGCGCACGCTGGTGCTGCCCGCGTTCGAGCACCTCACCCTGCGCGAGATCGGCGTCGCCCGCTGCGATCACTTCCTCAAGCAACTCGCGAAGCAGAGCTACAACCGCGCCAAGCAGGCCCGCGTAGTGCTGCGCCTCGCACTCGGTCTGGCGGCGCGGCACGAAGTGCTGCCGCGCAGCCCTATGGATCACGTCTCACGGCTCCGGAAACCCCAGACAACACCGAACGCGCTGACGCCCGCCGAGGTGAACGCCGTGCGTGCTGCGATCGCGTACTGGGAGGCCGGACGCTCGTACTCGGGGCCGCGACCGGACGGACAGCTCGGCGCGATCATCGAAGTCATGCTCGGTACGTCCGCCCGCATCGGCGAAGTGCTCGCCATCCGGCGCCGAGATATCGACATCACGAGTGCGACGCCATCGATTCGAATCAGTGGCACGATAGTCACTCATCGTGGTGAACCGACCATGCGGCAGGATCATCCGAAGACAGCGAAGTCACGACGCACGGTCGCGATCCCCTCGTTTACGGCAGAGGCAGTGCGGCGTCGTCTCACTCGACTGGATGATTCGTCACTCGATGCTCTGCTGTTCTGCAGCCGCGAGGGAACCCCGCTGACGACGAACAACGTGCGCCGGCAGCTGCGCCACGTGCTCGATCTCGCTGGGATCAGCGGTGTTACCCCGCACATGTTCCGCCGCACTGTCGCGACCGCGATCAATGAGCAGGCCGGCGTTGACCTCGCCGCTGAGCTGCTCGGGCATACTGACCCGAGGATCACGATCCAGCACTACATCCGCCGCAACGAGATGGTGAACCCGGTGACCGCCGAGATGCTCGACCGCGTGTTCAAGAAGGCGTCATGA
- a CDS encoding helix-turn-helix domain-containing protein, with the protein MSERSESKPSPGHPARAQRVAGSTWYLLGANTAPSPADTPWGLEPLLDVRELADYLGIPISTIYDWRARGLGPRDYRFGEHLKFAVSDVRIWVERQRDASPPAASNGR; encoded by the coding sequence TTGAGTGAGCGCAGCGAGTCGAAACCCAGCCCCGGTCATCCTGCGCGAGCGCAGCGAGTCGCAGGATCCACCTGGTACCTACTCGGAGCGAACACCGCACCCAGCCCGGCCGACACCCCCTGGGGCCTCGAACCCCTGCTCGATGTGAGAGAACTCGCCGACTACCTCGGCATCCCCATCTCCACGATCTACGACTGGCGCGCCCGCGGCCTCGGCCCTCGCGACTACCGCTTCGGCGAGCACCTGAAGTTCGCCGTCTCCGACGTGCGGATCTGGGTCGAACGGCAGCGCGACGCGTCACCGCCCGCCGCCTCGAACGGGAGGTGA
- a CDS encoding IS5 family transposase (programmed frameshift), translated as MSRFQLLSDDQWELIADLMPGPTGRKGRPFADARTMVEGIIYRYRCGIAWRDLPEAFGPWQTVWRWHRRMAGDGAWDQVQQRLHALADREGLIDWSVSVDSTIARAHQHATNVSRLKKGSSNYKNLLIEPLDHAVGRSRGGLSTKTHQLVDGQGLPLVTICTAGQDGDSPMFVPLMEHVQIGRRTRPDAVLGDKAYSSRKNREYLREHRVEAVIPEPRDQQAHRKRRGRTGGRPPKFDAEKYRGRNVIERGYCRLKQWRGLATRYDKLAIVYRAAVVLNGVVAWLNYLRDIP; from the exons ATGTCACGATTCCAGCTCCTTTCGGATGACCAATGGGAACTCATCGCGGATCTGATGCCCGGCCCGACCGGGAGAAAGGGCCGCCCGTTCGCCGATGCCCGCACGATGGTCGAGGGCATCATCTACCGGTATCGGTGCGGGATCGCGTGGCGCGACCTTCCCGAAGCGTTCGGGCCGTGGCAGACGGTATGGCGGTGGCACCGCCGCATGGCCGGTGATGGCGCCTGGGATCAGGTGCAGCAGCGGCTACACGCGCTCGCGGATCGCGAGGGACTCATCGACTGGTCGGTGTCGGTGGACTCCACGATCGCGCGTGCGCATCAGCACGCGACGAACGTGTCACGCCTAAAAAAGGGA TCGTCGAATTACAAGAATCTGCTGATCGAGCCGCTTGACCACGCGGTAGGCCGCTCCAGGGGTGGCCTGTCCACGAAAACGCATCAGCTGGTCGATGGGCAGGGTCTGCCGCTTGTGACGATCTGCACCGCAGGTCAAGACGGGGACTCGCCGATGTTCGTCCCGCTCATGGAGCACGTGCAGATCGGCCGCCGCACCAGACCCGATGCGGTCTTGGGTGACAAGGCGTACTCGTCACGCAAGAACCGCGAGTATCTTCGAGAACATCGCGTCGAGGCGGTCATTCCTGAGCCCCGCGACCAGCAAGCACACCGAAAGCGCCGCGGCCGTACCGGTGGCAGGCCACCGAAATTTGATGCCGAGAAATACCGGGGCAGGAACGTGATCGAGCGTGGCTATTGTCGGCTCAAGCAATGGCGCGGGCTCGCGACCCGTTACGACAAGCTCGCGATTGTGTACCGGGCCGCGGTCGTCCTCAATGGGGTCGTAGCCTGGCTCAACTATTTACGAGACATACCCTAG
- a CDS encoding dsDNA nuclease domain-containing protein yields the protein MWSASRAGARAGRGFRFQDLVATLFVLRLWSEDDATAIVTPEGFDDISVQSASGSCFIQVKSRRESAGDFEPTELRRDLRSVAKAWVKRKDAELPAATILLLERPVARIPLPEWGSEAAQPGSSASSELAKELDALSFDNDQDSASFAASASVVVCPDPHAEAIRIVAEARDFPYGLAEIIVAAVCTQVGQTSDANADPDVARRAAVDIAGIDGLIDQVLATVDLKLLDEARSLGVCEAIDWRSSEGDSDVRPGMHVGAPHVAAGSLVPRVELTQQVIEVAVARRLAVIAGPSGSGKSALAYAAGYQTRTLYRWQHVHSLTPTGRTGRDAVALLSARIESLRPSAYAPVGVIIDDAGRHDPDLLDRLLRRLADLSNVITVVSIREEDRFPVPLLSAIATITPVLDDTFAAELWCDYRADNLTEWAGWREPAERAGGLLLEYVTLLTEGVNLEAVVSAQVAAREADPGRHLELEILRLASGANQYGVAVPAHAIQSALNVDSSAFIAASRRLIDEHLIVEDSGNLIRPLHEIRSAALARAAHPFGQQETLQRIVPLVTSAELARFLRRALESGADQAAMVQAASERIARDRTLQTLIAVASAFRANGLRRRADEWKRILDECDVDAGNAVNAFMMSRTKQRPDTEHLFKPEIVAAIERLRSVPTDPDLQLLWRKIDTALVEELTTAAVSDDDSTQLLLQAITVLRGFDVTALEAAARAIGARLTVWPLRDAADMTEALRRVAPELAERAVITAGGEQLLLRRVATETPWLASLERAADGVDGKWIFIDEELQPNQNEAVVEVCRLALALAPTAMIARVGAVDALGRLVKLGDYPLVDKAIPRENLPHALEVSENRAQARALSRKYGAGTLTAKLAAEAKALEALLDLLPEITLAHLGRVS from the coding sequence TTGTGGTCCGCTTCACGTGCAGGTGCGCGCGCCGGGCGCGGCTTTCGTTTTCAGGATCTTGTTGCGACGCTCTTTGTATTGCGTCTGTGGAGCGAAGATGACGCGACAGCGATTGTGACGCCGGAAGGCTTTGACGACATTTCGGTGCAGTCGGCGAGCGGATCATGTTTCATTCAGGTCAAGTCGCGACGCGAGAGTGCGGGCGATTTCGAGCCGACGGAGTTGCGAAGAGACTTACGTTCTGTCGCGAAGGCTTGGGTTAAGCGTAAGGACGCCGAGCTTCCCGCCGCGACCATTCTCCTGCTCGAGCGCCCGGTCGCTCGAATCCCACTACCCGAGTGGGGGAGCGAGGCTGCACAACCTGGCTCTAGTGCCTCGAGTGAATTGGCCAAGGAACTGGATGCTCTCTCCTTCGACAATGATCAGGATTCGGCTTCCTTCGCGGCCTCAGCCTCGGTCGTAGTCTGTCCCGATCCGCACGCAGAGGCGATCCGCATCGTTGCCGAAGCTCGTGATTTTCCGTACGGGCTTGCGGAAATAATTGTGGCTGCCGTATGCACTCAGGTGGGACAGACTAGCGACGCCAATGCAGACCCGGATGTCGCGAGGCGTGCGGCCGTGGATATTGCGGGCATCGATGGTCTCATAGATCAGGTGCTCGCGACCGTTGACCTTAAGTTGCTCGATGAGGCGAGGTCGCTGGGAGTCTGCGAGGCAATCGACTGGCGATCTTCCGAAGGTGACTCGGACGTACGTCCGGGCATGCACGTCGGGGCACCTCATGTCGCTGCCGGATCGCTCGTGCCCCGTGTTGAACTAACCCAGCAGGTTATCGAAGTCGCAGTAGCCCGCCGGTTGGCGGTCATCGCAGGGCCGAGCGGCAGTGGCAAGAGCGCCCTCGCCTACGCCGCTGGGTACCAGACTCGGACTCTGTATCGCTGGCAGCATGTCCACTCGCTGACGCCAACTGGGCGCACTGGGCGCGATGCTGTCGCTCTTCTTTCCGCACGTATTGAGTCTTTGCGGCCGAGTGCGTATGCCCCTGTGGGGGTCATCATCGATGACGCTGGGCGCCACGACCCAGATCTCCTTGATCGATTACTGAGACGGCTTGCGGATCTGTCGAACGTGATCACCGTTGTTTCGATTCGGGAGGAAGACCGCTTCCCCGTCCCGCTGCTGTCGGCGATTGCCACGATAACGCCAGTTCTTGATGACACCTTTGCAGCGGAACTCTGGTGTGACTACCGGGCCGACAATCTCACTGAATGGGCCGGATGGCGGGAACCGGCTGAGCGAGCTGGCGGTCTCCTACTGGAGTACGTCACTCTGCTCACCGAAGGCGTGAATCTCGAAGCCGTCGTCAGCGCACAAGTTGCCGCACGCGAAGCAGACCCGGGTCGACATCTTGAGCTTGAGATCCTGCGGCTCGCATCGGGTGCCAACCAATATGGCGTCGCCGTGCCTGCACACGCGATCCAATCCGCTCTGAATGTCGATAGCAGCGCATTTATCGCCGCCAGCCGCCGCCTCATCGACGAGCATCTCATCGTTGAGGACTCGGGCAACCTCATACGGCCGCTGCACGAAATCCGTTCCGCAGCACTCGCCCGAGCAGCTCACCCCTTTGGGCAGCAGGAGACCCTCCAGCGCATTGTTCCTCTGGTGACCAGCGCCGAGCTCGCGCGATTTCTCCGACGAGCGCTCGAGTCCGGAGCCGACCAAGCCGCAATGGTCCAGGCCGCAAGCGAACGTATTGCACGCGATCGTACCCTCCAGACGCTCATCGCAGTCGCATCCGCATTCCGCGCCAATGGATTGCGACGGCGAGCTGACGAATGGAAGCGCATTCTCGATGAATGTGACGTTGATGCTGGCAACGCTGTGAATGCGTTCATGATGTCCCGCACTAAGCAACGCCCCGATACAGAACATCTCTTCAAACCCGAGATTGTGGCAGCCATCGAGCGGCTCCGCAGCGTCCCGACCGATCCGGATCTGCAACTTTTGTGGCGAAAGATTGACACGGCGCTGGTCGAAGAACTCACGACCGCTGCGGTCTCCGATGACGATTCAACCCAACTCCTTCTGCAGGCCATCACCGTACTTCGCGGTTTTGACGTCACGGCGTTGGAAGCCGCAGCGCGTGCAATCGGTGCGCGTCTGACGGTGTGGCCGTTGCGCGACGCAGCCGATATGACGGAGGCGTTGCGTCGCGTGGCACCTGAGCTTGCGGAACGCGCTGTCATCACAGCCGGCGGCGAGCAGCTCCTCCTGCGCCGGGTCGCGACAGAAACACCATGGCTAGCGTCGTTGGAGCGCGCAGCCGACGGGGTGGATGGCAAATGGATCTTCATCGATGAGGAGTTGCAACCGAACCAGAACGAGGCTGTCGTTGAGGTCTGCCGGCTGGCCCTCGCTCTTGCGCCGACAGCGATGATCGCGCGGGTAGGTGCGGTGGATGCCCTCGGGCGTTTGGTCAAGCTCGGCGACTACCCGCTCGTTGACAAAGCGATTCCCCGTGAGAATCTGCCTCATGCCCTCGAAGTGTCTGAAAACAGAGCCCAGGCTCGCGCCTTGTCGCGAAAGTACGGCGCGGGCACGTTGACGGCCAAGCTTGCGGCTGAGGCTAAAGCACTAGAAGCACTCCTCGATCTGCTCCCAGAGATCACGCTCGCGCACCTAGGGCGTGTCTCGTAA
- a CDS encoding S8 family peptidase, with translation MADELRHLTHLYVLDRARNENFSRGGQGNPKIRPVEYRAHGLAIKGQLQDTFSDIDDERHSTSLSADELKALGSIITLEGEDAAYPLKIESLQAFSRHRKTPKVPQWLLLSVQPATEDLPERAIVWVADTYRPQFLKLFEDYLEKKITKASEDKWETPDGNPANRALVANISRIRQSILDDLWQSDGEPPKSGLRWWELWLDPSEQSIDSLQKFASAYELKLLDHSLALNDRVVVWIEATWRQLEILPFTNVPIAEIRRPEFIDTIEDLLPGEQDEYVDDLASRVLPASKDSPAVCHLDTGVARTHRLLSNSLDPGDLHTVIGTSGNDRQGHGTSMAGLALYGSLDDLLTGTGTVQLHHRLESVRILPEPDEPDTDPLDYGTVTIEAVAVAEIAARRKRVFCMPVSSDPDRPGVPTLWSSTVDALAVGTDIIRDGNQLQLLSQPDRDASRLLVIATGNVDSYQPDHRLESDTSGIEDPAQSWNALTVGAHTNLVTVPTDPEYAGWKAMAGEGELSPHSRTSLPFGKSRWPIKPDICFEGGNVLTDGGSGYEDRHPLLSLRSTGMHNDLALTSANATSAATAQASRLAALTMAQYPDYWPETVRGLLVHAAEWTPAMRAEFDATGTKKETKLELLRRYGWGVPTEDAVLRSSRQSVTLVTQDTFVPFEGNEYKMRRFRLHAMPWPVEVLESIGAGDVTLKVTLSYFVEPSASRRGWRQRYSYASHLLRFELKSPTETETEFISRINRDAEDDEESTRTTPSSGSDRWFIGPNQRNLGSLHQDIWEGSGQELAASGVIGVYPVGGWWKRNQRKDRLNLPVRYSLIVSLKSREQDVDLYTPIATDLQLPIEIDGA, from the coding sequence TTGGCTGACGAACTCCGACACCTCACCCACCTCTACGTTCTCGACCGAGCACGTAATGAGAACTTCTCCCGTGGCGGGCAGGGCAACCCCAAGATTCGCCCAGTCGAATACCGTGCCCACGGACTCGCCATCAAGGGACAGCTCCAGGACACCTTCTCTGACATCGATGACGAACGGCACAGTACAAGCCTCAGCGCCGACGAACTGAAGGCCCTCGGCAGCATCATCACTTTGGAAGGAGAAGACGCTGCCTACCCCTTGAAGATTGAATCTCTTCAGGCTTTCTCGCGACACCGCAAGACGCCGAAGGTGCCTCAATGGCTGCTCCTCTCTGTGCAACCAGCAACAGAAGACCTGCCAGAGCGCGCAATCGTCTGGGTGGCAGACACCTATCGTCCTCAGTTCCTGAAGCTTTTCGAGGACTATCTCGAAAAGAAGATCACGAAGGCATCAGAAGACAAGTGGGAGACTCCAGACGGCAACCCCGCAAACCGTGCCCTTGTCGCCAATATTTCCAGGATCCGCCAATCCATCCTCGATGATCTCTGGCAGTCCGACGGCGAACCGCCAAAGTCTGGACTCCGTTGGTGGGAGCTCTGGCTGGATCCATCAGAGCAGAGCATTGACTCTCTTCAGAAGTTTGCGTCCGCGTACGAACTGAAGCTTCTGGACCACTCACTTGCATTGAACGACAGAGTCGTTGTCTGGATCGAGGCAACATGGCGACAGCTCGAAATCCTGCCGTTCACAAACGTCCCGATTGCGGAGATTCGTCGCCCCGAGTTCATCGACACGATCGAAGACCTACTTCCGGGTGAACAGGATGAGTACGTCGACGACCTAGCGTCCCGCGTGCTCCCAGCATCGAAGGACTCACCTGCGGTCTGCCACCTCGATACAGGAGTAGCCCGGACACACCGACTTCTATCGAACTCCCTGGACCCCGGAGATCTCCACACGGTCATAGGAACTTCAGGAAACGACCGACAAGGCCACGGCACCTCCATGGCTGGCCTCGCGCTCTATGGCTCGCTCGATGATCTTCTTACTGGGACCGGAACGGTTCAGTTGCATCACCGACTTGAGTCAGTCCGAATCCTCCCGGAACCCGACGAGCCCGACACCGACCCCCTCGACTACGGAACAGTCACTATTGAGGCGGTCGCCGTGGCAGAGATCGCGGCGCGGCGCAAACGCGTGTTCTGTATGCCGGTATCCAGCGATCCAGACCGCCCAGGCGTGCCGACACTCTGGTCCTCGACAGTAGACGCGCTCGCGGTTGGCACAGACATCATTCGAGATGGAAACCAACTGCAGCTGTTGTCTCAACCCGACCGTGACGCTAGTCGACTACTTGTTATCGCTACAGGGAATGTCGACAGCTATCAGCCGGATCACCGCCTCGAATCTGACACATCTGGCATCGAAGACCCTGCACAATCCTGGAACGCTCTGACCGTTGGCGCCCACACGAATCTTGTGACCGTGCCGACCGATCCCGAGTATGCGGGATGGAAAGCGATGGCGGGCGAAGGCGAGCTTTCACCTCACAGTCGGACGTCGCTTCCGTTTGGTAAGAGCAGGTGGCCGATCAAACCGGATATCTGCTTCGAAGGCGGCAACGTCCTTACCGACGGTGGGTCCGGATACGAAGACCGACATCCGTTGCTCTCGTTGCGTTCGACAGGAATGCACAACGACCTAGCACTCACCTCCGCTAACGCAACGAGTGCTGCTACCGCACAGGCGTCCCGCTTAGCGGCACTGACGATGGCTCAATACCCAGATTACTGGCCGGAAACTGTGCGCGGTTTGCTTGTACATGCAGCCGAGTGGACACCCGCGATGCGTGCCGAATTCGATGCGACTGGCACGAAGAAAGAAACCAAGCTCGAACTACTGAGGCGATACGGGTGGGGAGTGCCGACAGAAGACGCGGTGCTTCGTTCTTCCAGACAGTCCGTCACCCTGGTCACACAGGACACGTTCGTCCCCTTTGAGGGGAACGAGTACAAGATGCGCAGATTCAGGCTCCACGCGATGCCGTGGCCAGTCGAGGTGCTCGAAAGCATCGGTGCCGGCGATGTCACACTCAAGGTCACGTTGTCCTACTTTGTTGAGCCGTCCGCATCCAGGCGCGGCTGGAGGCAACGCTATTCCTATGCGTCGCATCTTCTTCGCTTCGAGCTCAAATCGCCGACTGAGACTGAGACCGAGTTCATTTCCCGCATCAACCGCGACGCTGAAGATGACGAAGAATCGACTCGCACTACTCCGTCGTCGGGCTCTGATCGTTGGTTCATCGGACCGAATCAGCGCAACCTTGGCTCGCTTCACCAAGACATTTGGGAGGGATCTGGACAAGAGTTGGCTGCCAGCGGAGTTATCGGCGTGTACCCAGTTGGCGGCTGGTGGAAACGCAACCAGCGCAAAGACCGGCTCAACCTTCCTGTCCGCTACTCGCTGATCGTCTCGCTTAAGAGCCGTGAACAAGATGTCGATCTTTACACGCCGATTGCAACTGATCTTCAGCTTCCCATTGAGATCGATGGCGCATGA
- a CDS encoding AAA family ATPase, protein MAGLGEHITAMVRSHASGDDSAFYSVALQVAAREARQGHHILADDIKKAVDASRQTTPRSNVTKLAKPRGDLADLIEVTHPEVTLKNLVGPGELVERLKQVIAEQRQRKVLLEHGFDPTHRLLLEGPPGTGKTMTAAVLARELSLPMFTIRLDSLLSKYMGETAGKLRLVFDAVAERRGVYLFDEFDALGADRSGNDVGEARRILNSFLVFLEQSSPESIVIAATNHRSILDKALFRRFDMVLTYQLPDKIQARSVIKGRLGSLIKGMRWDNVDSHTEGLSHADLVKAAEASAKSILMRGDTLITANDLIAALDTRRTASLG, encoded by the coding sequence ATGGCTGGCTTGGGGGAACACATCACTGCTATGGTCCGCAGTCACGCCTCTGGTGACGATTCAGCGTTCTACTCGGTCGCTCTCCAAGTCGCCGCACGGGAAGCCCGTCAAGGTCATCACATACTCGCTGACGACATCAAGAAGGCAGTCGATGCCTCTCGGCAGACAACTCCTCGTAGCAACGTCACCAAGCTCGCCAAGCCACGCGGTGACCTGGCAGATCTGATCGAAGTCACACACCCGGAAGTGACTCTGAAGAACCTCGTGGGGCCAGGCGAACTCGTTGAGCGACTCAAACAGGTGATCGCGGAGCAGCGACAGCGAAAAGTACTCCTCGAACACGGCTTCGATCCCACGCATCGACTGCTCCTTGAAGGGCCGCCAGGCACCGGAAAGACGATGACCGCTGCGGTGCTCGCGCGCGAGTTATCGCTTCCTATGTTCACGATTCGGCTCGATAGCTTGCTCAGCAAATACATGGGTGAGACAGCAGGCAAGCTGCGACTCGTGTTTGACGCGGTCGCAGAACGCCGTGGCGTGTATCTCTTCGACGAATTTGATGCGCTTGGAGCTGACCGCTCTGGTAACGATGTTGGCGAGGCCCGGAGAATTCTGAATTCATTCCTGGTTTTCCTAGAGCAATCCAGCCCAGAGAGCATCGTGATCGCAGCAACCAATCACCGCTCGATCCTGGACAAGGCCCTCTTCAGACGATTCGACATGGTCCTCACTTATCAGCTCCCCGACAAGATCCAGGCCCGATCCGTCATCAAAGGCAGATTGGGTTCACTTATCAAGGGAATGCGCTGGGACAACGTCGACTCGCATACCGAGGGACTCAGTCACGCAGACCTCGTAAAGGCCGCCGAGGCCTCAGCAAAGTCCATCCTGATGCGGGGCGACACGCTTATCACCGCCAACGATCTCATCGCTGCGCTGGACACCCGGCGAACGGCGAGCCTTGGCTGA
- a CDS encoding tyrosine-type recombinase/integrase yields the protein MARTRYRDWDGKNRLVQATASSRSTAERKLKQKLAERSLYQPGFNGMSADSPFPELVAYWLEDMEIEDRLSRTTRNLYERDMRTLVMPTFKELTLREVGVARCDYFLKQLARRSYSRAKHARVVLRLALALAVRHEIVPRNPMDHVSRLHRKKTIPDAFTIDEVQDIRAAIKAWESRCISSGPRPDRQLGQIVEVMLGTSARIGEVLAIRVQDLHLDGPIPTARIAGTIISRKGEPTHRQAHPKTDRSVRRVALPSFALHAIRSRLLRSGETDPDALLFSTRARTPHTTNNVRRLLRDVMDDAGIENVTPHRFRRTVATVVNDAQGALLASELLGHTDPRITMQHYIQRSETVNPVTAEHLERAFGKAG from the coding sequence GTGGCACGAACCCGATATCGGGACTGGGACGGGAAGAATCGACTTGTTCAAGCCACCGCCTCCTCACGATCCACCGCCGAGCGGAAGCTGAAACAGAAGCTCGCCGAACGCTCCCTCTACCAACCGGGATTCAACGGAATGAGCGCCGACAGCCCCTTCCCGGAACTCGTCGCCTACTGGCTCGAAGACATGGAGATCGAAGACCGCCTCTCGCGAACCACGCGAAACCTTTACGAACGAGACATGCGCACCCTCGTGATGCCGACGTTCAAGGAACTCACTCTTAGAGAAGTCGGCGTCGCTCGCTGCGACTACTTCCTCAAACAACTCGCCAGACGCAGCTACAGCCGCGCCAAGCACGCCCGAGTTGTGCTCCGGCTCGCCCTCGCGCTCGCCGTCCGCCACGAAATCGTGCCCCGCAACCCGATGGATCACGTCTCCCGTTTGCACAGGAAGAAGACCATCCCGGACGCGTTCACCATCGATGAGGTGCAGGACATCCGGGCAGCGATCAAAGCGTGGGAGTCGCGCTGTATCTCTTCGGGACCGCGGCCTGATCGACAGCTCGGCCAGATCGTCGAGGTCATGCTCGGCACCTCGGCGCGCATCGGCGAGGTCCTCGCGATCCGAGTCCAGGATCTTCACCTAGATGGACCGATCCCGACCGCGCGGATCGCTGGAACGATCATCAGCCGCAAGGGCGAGCCCACCCACCGTCAGGCTCATCCGAAGACCGATCGTTCAGTTCGCCGCGTAGCGCTGCCTTCGTTTGCGTTGCACGCGATCCGCTCACGTCTTCTCCGAAGCGGAGAAACCGATCCAGATGCGCTCCTCTTCAGCACGCGAGCCCGGACGCCGCACACGACGAACAACGTCCGTCGACTCCTGCGCGACGTGATGGATGACGCTGGGATCGAGAACGTCACACCGCATCGATTCCGCCGAACTGTCGCGACCGTCGTCAACGATGCGCAAGGCGCGCTACTTGCCTCCGAGTTGCTCGGGCACACCGATCCGCGGATCACGATGCAGCACTACATTCAGCGCAGCGAGACTGTGAACCCCGTCACGGCGGAGCACCTTGAGCGAGCCTTCGGCAAGGCCGGGTGA
- a CDS encoding helix-turn-helix domain-containing protein, giving the protein MKEEPQPNRQGLEPLLNINELADYLGVPISTIYDWRTNGKGPRAYRFGKRIMFGVNDIRTWMGAMREPDSQAPGAATFPGAEGTRG; this is encoded by the coding sequence ATGAAAGAAGAACCACAGCCCAACCGGCAGGGCCTAGAACCGCTCCTGAACATCAACGAACTTGCCGACTACCTTGGCGTTCCCATCTCAACCATCTACGACTGGCGCACCAACGGCAAAGGTCCCCGCGCATATCGCTTCGGCAAGCGCATCATGTTCGGCGTCAACGACATCCGAACCTGGATGGGGGCCATGCGCGAGCCAGACTCCCAGGCTCCCGGCGCCGCCACCTTTCCCGGAGCGGAGGGCACGCGTGGGTAG
- a CDS encoding sulfate permease, which produces MIRQLWTLSIRARTFLRRYMPTNVLLDAIRTRRGLKWGIPAILLAVPYLLAASAFTTLIADGGPGWLNLLVLLCLWNALKFLAMGPVSLVLLTRTRIQEHRVRSMVVAICEYHRS; this is translated from the coding sequence ATGATCCGCCAGCTCTGGACCCTCAGCATCCGCGCTCGCACATTTCTGCGCCGTTATATGCCCACGAATGTCCTCCTCGACGCCATCCGAACGAGGAGAGGACTCAAATGGGGCATCCCCGCGATACTCCTCGCCGTGCCCTACCTCCTGGCAGCGAGTGCCTTCACGACCCTCATCGCAGACGGCGGCCCCGGATGGCTCAACCTCCTCGTCCTCCTCTGCCTCTGGAACGCACTGAAGTTCCTCGCGATGGGGCCTGTCAGCCTGGTACTTCTGACCCGAACCCGTATCCAGGAGCATCGCGTCCGGAGCATGGTCGTAGCGATCTGTGAGTATCACCGCAGTTGA